The proteins below come from a single Piscinibacter gummiphilus genomic window:
- a CDS encoding xanthine dehydrogenase family protein molybdopterin-binding subunit has translation MSTVTLSRRSFIGASAGLVVGFHIPFAGAAAHTETPEINAWVVVKPDDTVVIRIARSEMGQGTLTGLAQLVAEELDCDWAKVTTEYPTPGQNLARKRAWGNFSTGGSRGIRESHEYVRKGGATARLMLVQAAADQWKVPASECRAANSVITHTPSGRTVSYGKVALAAAKLTPPTDVALKDPKDWKLVGKPLARLDTVDKTTGAQVYGSDLKLPGMLNAAIKDCPVFGGKVKRIDEAAIAKRPGVKKIVRVGDSAVAVVADTWWHAKSALDALPIEWDEGPNAKVSSASIAALLKEGLDAPQAVVGNSNGDAKAALASSARVIEAVYSYPFQNHATMETMNATVKYTPERCEVWTPTQNGEAALAAASEASGLPAEKCEVYKLLLGGGFGRRGAVHDWVHQAVAIAKQLPGTPVKLIWSREEDMTHGRYHPVTQCKLRAGLDADGKLNALHMRLSGQSILAGVFPQMIRDGKDPVVFQGLNPPGPEASIGYSVPHLLVDHAMRNPHVPPGFWRGVNLNQNTIYLECFIDEIAHATKTDPLAFRRALMANHPKHLAVLNAAAERAGWGTPAPAGVYRGLAQTMGFGSYVAACAEVSVSDEGQLKVHRIVAATDPGHAVNPQQIAAQVEGSFVYGLSAALFGECTVKDGRIEQDNFSTYPVLQMEHMPKVETIVMPSGGFWGGVGEPTIAVAAPAVLNAIFAATGKRIRELPLRHHSLKKA, from the coding sequence ATGAGCACCGTCACCCTCTCGCGTCGCTCGTTCATCGGCGCTTCGGCCGGCCTGGTGGTCGGCTTTCACATCCCCTTCGCCGGTGCGGCGGCGCACACGGAGACGCCCGAGATCAACGCCTGGGTCGTGGTGAAACCCGACGACACCGTGGTGATCCGCATTGCCCGCTCCGAGATGGGCCAGGGCACGCTCACCGGCCTCGCGCAACTCGTGGCCGAGGAACTCGACTGCGACTGGGCGAAGGTCACGACCGAGTACCCGACGCCGGGCCAGAACCTTGCGCGCAAACGTGCCTGGGGCAACTTCTCGACCGGCGGCAGCCGCGGCATCCGCGAGTCGCACGAGTACGTGCGCAAGGGCGGCGCCACCGCGCGGCTGATGCTGGTGCAGGCCGCGGCCGACCAGTGGAAGGTGCCGGCGAGCGAATGCCGCGCCGCCAACAGCGTGATCACGCACACGCCGAGCGGCCGCACGGTGAGCTACGGCAAGGTCGCCCTCGCCGCCGCGAAGCTCACCCCGCCCACCGACGTCGCGCTCAAGGACCCGAAAGACTGGAAGCTCGTCGGCAAGCCGCTCGCCCGCCTCGACACGGTCGACAAGACCACCGGCGCGCAGGTCTACGGCAGCGATCTCAAGCTCCCCGGCATGCTCAACGCCGCCATCAAGGACTGCCCGGTCTTCGGCGGCAAGGTGAAGCGCATCGACGAAGCCGCCATCGCCAAGCGCCCCGGCGTGAAGAAGATCGTGCGCGTGGGCGACAGCGCCGTGGCGGTCGTGGCCGACACCTGGTGGCACGCGAAGAGCGCGCTCGACGCCTTGCCCATCGAGTGGGACGAAGGCCCGAACGCGAAGGTGTCGAGCGCGAGCATCGCGGCTCTGCTGAAGGAAGGCCTCGACGCGCCGCAGGCGGTGGTGGGCAACAGCAACGGCGATGCGAAGGCGGCGCTTGCGAGCAGCGCGCGTGTGATCGAGGCGGTGTATTCGTACCCGTTCCAGAACCACGCGACGATGGAGACGATGAACGCGACGGTGAAGTACACGCCCGAGCGTTGCGAAGTGTGGACCCCGACGCAGAACGGCGAGGCCGCACTCGCCGCGGCCAGCGAGGCCTCGGGCCTGCCGGCCGAGAAGTGCGAGGTCTACAAGCTGCTGCTCGGGGGCGGCTTCGGACGGCGCGGCGCGGTGCACGACTGGGTGCACCAGGCGGTGGCCATCGCCAAGCAACTGCCCGGCACGCCGGTCAAGCTGATCTGGTCGCGCGAGGAAGACATGACGCACGGCCGCTACCACCCGGTCACGCAATGCAAGCTGCGCGCGGGGCTCGATGCCGATGGCAAGCTCAACGCACTGCACATGCGCCTCTCGGGGCAGTCGATCCTTGCGGGTGTGTTCCCGCAGATGATCCGCGACGGCAAGGACCCGGTGGTCTTCCAGGGCCTCAACCCGCCCGGGCCCGAAGCGTCGATCGGCTACAGCGTGCCGCACCTGCTCGTCGACCACGCGATGCGCAACCCGCATGTGCCGCCCGGCTTCTGGCGCGGGGTCAACCTGAACCAGAACACCATCTACCTCGAGTGTTTCATCGACGAAATCGCGCACGCCACCAAGACCGACCCGCTGGCCTTCCGGCGCGCGCTGATGGCCAACCACCCCAAGCACCTCGCGGTGCTCAACGCCGCCGCCGAGCGCGCCGGCTGGGGCACACCGGCGCCGGCCGGCGTGTACCGCGGCCTCGCGCAGACGATGGGTTTCGGCAGCTACGTGGCCGCGTGTGCCGAGGTGTCGGTGAGCGACGAGGGCCAGCTCAAGGTGCACCGCATCGTGGCCGCCACCGACCCCGGCCATGCGGTCAACCCGCAGCAGATCGCGGCGCAGGTCGAAGGCTCGTTCGTCTACGGCCTCTCGGCTGCGCTCTTCGGCGAGTGCACGGTGAAAGACGGCCGCATCGAGCAGGACAACTTCAGCACCTACCCGGTGCTGCAGATGGAGCACATGCCCAAGGTCGAAACCATCGTCATGCCCTCGGGCGGCTTCTGGGGCGGGGTGGGCGAGCCCACCATCGCGGTGGCTGCACCGGCCGTGCTCAACGCAATCTTCGCGGCCACCGGCAAGCGCATCCGCGAACTGCCGTTGCGGCACCACAGCCTGAAGAAGGCTTGA
- the soxX gene encoding sulfur oxidation c-type cytochrome SoxX translates to MRGWIALLSLALTACATPPGDTLAPLTATPGDAVRGRALAASREKGLCLLCHTAPIPEDRFQGTLAPDLAGVGSRYSAGELRARVVDARRFNPETIMPAYHRSEGLTRVAPALRGKTLLTAQEVEDVVAWLGTLK, encoded by the coding sequence ATGCGCGGCTGGATCGCGCTGCTGTCGCTGGCCTTGACCGCCTGCGCCACGCCACCGGGCGACACCCTGGCGCCGCTCACCGCCACCCCCGGCGATGCGGTGCGGGGCCGCGCCCTCGCGGCGAGCCGCGAGAAGGGGCTGTGCCTGCTCTGCCACACCGCACCCATTCCCGAAGACCGCTTCCAGGGCACCCTCGCGCCCGACCTCGCGGGCGTGGGCAGCCGCTACAGCGCCGGCGAGCTGCGCGCACGTGTGGTCGACGCCCGCCGCTTCAACCCCGAGACCATCATGCCGGCCTACCATCGGAGCGAAGGCCTCACGCGGGTGGCGCCCGCGCTACGTGGCAAGACCTTGCTCACCGCGCAGGAGGTGGAAGACGTGGTCGCCTGGCTGGGCACACTGAAGTAG
- a CDS encoding SoxY-related AACIE arm protein has translation MNRRDALFSLGAVVVLPAHATSSEMEAAIRGYADGRPVTRGKVKLDVPPLVENGNAVPITVTVDSPMSAAAHVTGIAVFNDRNPQRDVVRFTLTPRSGRAQVSTRIRLATSQQLVAVARLSDGTYWSDAVDVLVTLAACLE, from the coding sequence ATGAATCGACGCGACGCGCTTTTCTCCCTCGGTGCCGTGGTGGTGCTGCCCGCGCATGCCACCTCCTCGGAGATGGAGGCCGCGATCCGCGGCTATGCCGACGGCCGGCCGGTGACTCGCGGCAAGGTGAAGCTCGACGTGCCGCCACTGGTGGAGAACGGCAACGCGGTGCCCATCACCGTCACCGTCGACAGCCCCATGAGCGCCGCCGCGCACGTGACCGGCATCGCCGTCTTCAACGACCGCAACCCGCAGCGCGACGTGGTGCGCTTCACGCTCACGCCGCGCTCTGGCCGCGCGCAGGTGTCGACGCGCATCCGCCTGGCCACCTCGCAGCAGCTCGTCGCCGTGGCACGCCTCAGCGATGGCACGTATTGGTCGGACGCGGTCGACGTGCTGGTCACGCTCGCCGCCTGCCTGGAGTGA
- the soxZ gene encoding thiosulfate oxidation carrier complex protein SoxZ, whose product MARTLITAPTTARKGEVIELRTLIAHVMETGFRPDANGSTKPRDLITHFSCRYNGELVFSAELYPAVAANPYIVFTTVATDSGTLSFEWSGDNGFQQSESVKIEVT is encoded by the coding sequence ATGGCCCGCACGCTGATCACCGCGCCCACCACCGCCCGAAAAGGCGAGGTGATCGAGCTGCGCACGCTCATCGCACATGTGATGGAAACCGGCTTTCGCCCCGACGCCAACGGCAGCACCAAGCCGCGCGACCTCATCACCCACTTCAGCTGCCGCTACAACGGCGAACTCGTCTTCAGCGCCGAGCTGTACCCGGCCGTGGCCGCCAACCCCTACATCGTCTTCACCACCGTGGCCACCGACAGCGGCACGCTCAGCTTCGAATGGAGCGGCGACAACGGCTTCCAGCAGAGCGAGAGCGTGAAGATCGAGGTCACATGA
- the soxA gene encoding sulfur oxidation c-type cytochrome SoxA, with protein sequence MKLAALLLLVMAPAVFAQDLRRSGFDDMSRETQAMQRDDLQNPGMLWVQEGAALWAQPPAAEGKACSGCHTAASMRGVATRYPAFDAVLQRPVNLSQRINLCRERRQKSAPLAHESPDLLALESYVAHQSRGLPIAPPDDARLQPYRTRGEAMYRQRLGQLDLSCAQCHDQRAGLRLGGSRIPQGHANGYPLYRLEWQSLGSLQRRLRNCLTGVRAEPYPFGDMALIELELYLASRDEGMTLEAPAVRP encoded by the coding sequence ATGAAGCTCGCGGCGCTCCTGCTCCTCGTCATGGCGCCGGCCGTGTTCGCGCAGGACCTGCGCCGCTCCGGCTTCGACGACATGAGCCGCGAGACCCAGGCCATGCAGCGCGACGACCTGCAGAACCCCGGCATGCTGTGGGTGCAGGAGGGCGCGGCACTGTGGGCCCAGCCACCCGCAGCCGAGGGCAAGGCCTGCAGCGGCTGCCACACCGCGGCCTCGATGCGTGGCGTGGCCACGCGCTACCCGGCGTTCGACGCGGTGCTGCAGCGGCCGGTGAACCTGTCCCAGCGCATCAACCTCTGCCGCGAGCGCCGGCAGAAGAGCGCGCCCCTCGCGCACGAGAGCCCCGACCTGCTGGCGCTTGAAAGTTACGTCGCGCACCAGTCGCGCGGCCTGCCCATCGCGCCGCCCGACGATGCGCGCCTGCAGCCCTACCGCACGCGCGGCGAGGCGATGTACCGGCAGCGCCTGGGCCAGCTCGACCTCTCGTGCGCCCAGTGCCACGACCAACGTGCCGGCCTGCGCCTGGGCGGCAGCCGCATCCCGCAGGGCCATGCGAACGGCTACCCGCTCTACCGGCTGGAGTGGCAATCGCTCGGCTCGCTGCAGCGGCGCTTGCGCAACTGCCTCACCGGCGTGCGCGCCGAGCCCTACCCGTTCGGCGACATGGCCCTCATCGAACTGGAGTTGTACCTTGCCAGTCGCGACGAGGGCATGACACTCGAAGCCCCCGCCGTCAGGCCATGA
- a CDS encoding VOC family protein encodes MIDHIGFGASDYDASMKFFQAALAPLGYKVVMEGPPGAGAGLGNAHAPELWISPSAQKPAPLHLALRAETRADVDAFYKAAMAAGGKDNGGPGLRTHYHPNYYGAFVIGPDGHNVEAVCHKPA; translated from the coding sequence ATGATCGACCATATCGGTTTCGGCGCCAGCGACTACGACGCCAGCATGAAGTTCTTCCAAGCCGCCCTCGCTCCGCTTGGCTACAAGGTGGTGATGGAGGGCCCGCCCGGCGCCGGTGCGGGCCTCGGCAACGCCCACGCGCCCGAGCTGTGGATCAGCCCGTCGGCCCAGAAGCCGGCACCGCTGCACCTCGCCCTGCGCGCCGAGACACGTGCCGACGTCGACGCGTTCTACAAGGCCGCGATGGCGGCCGGCGGCAAGGACAACGGCGGCCCCGGCCTGCGCACGCACTACCACCCGAACTACTACGGCGCCTTCGTCATCGGCCCCGATGGGCACAACGTGGAAGCGGTGTGCCACAAGCCGGCGTGA
- a CDS encoding hotdog fold thioesterase has product MPAIWKQPASIELLTRFSVNTASEHVGIEFTEVGDDHLTARMPVDQRTKQPAGILHGGMSVVLAETLGSCAAAFAAPKGHRVVGLDINANHIRPVTGGWVTGTARPVHVGRTTQVWQIEIKNEDGKLTCLSRITMAVLIPDDAKGATP; this is encoded by the coding sequence ATGCCCGCGATCTGGAAACAACCCGCCTCCATCGAACTGCTGACCCGGTTCAGCGTCAACACCGCGTCCGAACACGTCGGCATCGAGTTCACCGAAGTCGGCGACGACCACCTGACGGCCCGGATGCCGGTCGATCAGCGCACCAAGCAGCCGGCCGGCATCCTGCACGGCGGCATGTCGGTGGTGCTGGCCGAGACGCTCGGCTCGTGTGCTGCCGCCTTCGCCGCGCCGAAAGGCCACCGCGTGGTGGGGCTCGACATCAACGCCAACCACATTCGCCCGGTCACGGGTGGGTGGGTCACGGGCACCGCGCGGCCGGTGCACGTCGGCCGCACCACGCAGGTGTGGCAGATCGAGATCAAGAACGAAGACGGCAAGCTCACCTGCCTGTCGCGCATCACGATGGCGGTGCTGATTCCCGATGATGCAAAAGGAGCCACGCCATGA
- a CDS encoding DinB family protein, with protein MSASTLLHSLFREKAWINEQFFAQLGQLDEANRHTALRTLNHIHTVDRIFRGHLSGEAHGLSSTNTPETPTVAQLGEAVAEVDRWYVDYTRTVTPQQLDERLAFTFTDGDKGLMSREEILAHVITHGAYHRGEVGRLMKSASLTPPRDLFTRFLHQAEPARRG; from the coding sequence ATGAGCGCTTCGACCCTGCTGCATTCGCTCTTTCGCGAGAAGGCCTGGATCAACGAGCAGTTCTTCGCGCAGCTCGGCCAGCTCGACGAGGCCAACCGCCACACCGCGCTGCGCACGCTGAACCACATCCACACGGTCGACCGCATCTTCCGCGGCCACCTGAGCGGTGAAGCCCACGGCTTGAGCAGCACCAACACGCCCGAGACGCCCACCGTCGCGCAGCTCGGCGAGGCGGTGGCCGAGGTCGACCGCTGGTACGTCGACTACACGCGCACCGTCACGCCGCAGCAGCTCGACGAGCGCCTGGCGTTCACCTTCACCGATGGCGACAAGGGGCTGATGTCGCGCGAGGAGATCCTCGCGCACGTCATCACGCATGGCGCGTATCACCGCGGCGAAGTCGGCCGCCTGATGAAGAGCGCCTCGCTCACCCCGCCGCGCGATCTCTTCACCCGTTTCCTCCACCAGGCCGAGCCGGCACGGCGCGGCTGA
- a CDS encoding glutathione S-transferase N-terminal domain-containing protein, whose protein sequence is MTLNDFPITKKWPAQHPDRLQLYSLPTPNGVKVSIALEETGLPYEPHLVDFNTNDQLSPEFISLNPNNKIPAIIDPHGPNGAPLALFESGAILVYLAAKTGQLMPTDVAARYETLQWLMFQMGGIGPMFGQLGFFHKFAGKDFEDKRPRDRYVAESKRLLGVLDKHLAGRTWIIGDDYTIADIATFPWVNNLVGFYGAGELVGFADFKNVQRVLEAFKARPAVQRGLQIPKRPG, encoded by the coding sequence ATGACCCTGAACGACTTCCCCATCACGAAGAAGTGGCCCGCCCAGCACCCCGACCGCCTGCAGCTCTACTCGCTGCCCACGCCCAACGGCGTGAAGGTCTCGATTGCGCTCGAAGAGACGGGCTTGCCGTATGAGCCGCATCTGGTCGACTTCAACACCAACGACCAGCTCTCGCCCGAGTTCATCTCGCTGAACCCGAACAACAAGATCCCGGCCATCATCGACCCGCATGGCCCGAACGGCGCGCCGCTGGCGCTTTTCGAGTCGGGCGCGATCCTCGTCTACCTCGCGGCCAAGACCGGCCAGCTGATGCCCACCGACGTGGCCGCGCGCTACGAGACGCTGCAGTGGCTGATGTTCCAGATGGGCGGTATCGGGCCGATGTTTGGCCAGCTCGGCTTCTTCCACAAGTTCGCCGGCAAGGACTTCGAAGACAAGCGCCCGCGCGACCGCTACGTGGCCGAGAGCAAGCGGCTCTTGGGCGTGCTCGACAAGCACCTCGCCGGCCGCACCTGGATCATCGGCGACGACTACACCATCGCCGACATCGCGACCTTCCCCTGGGTCAACAACCTCGTGGGGTTCTACGGCGCGGGCGAGCTGGTCGGCTTTGCCGACTTCAAGAACGTGCAGCGCGTGCTCGAGGCCTTCAAGGCCCGGCCGGCGGTGCAGCGCGGGCTGCAGATCCCGAAGCGGCCGGGCTGA
- a CDS encoding EAL domain-containing protein yields the protein MHRLLLVESSPTLRCGLEKLLLRHGFAVVSLPADAQALAAFDQELSRGLATLILGWSNTPAAICEAFVQRLQKPDCRQLALVVLAADPSHVDASLSSGRAYTRVQRLQRPSEVPRLVRGLLAQVASELRPDAESPTALKVLLVDDSRTSRTKYQRLLRNHGYAVVACEDAEAALERVKTEHFDLAVIDYFMPGMNGAMLCRALRELPATRDMTLAVLTGSYEEGLISDCLAAGASECMFKNESDELVVARVDSMARLCERERRLKEEGQRLELILSSVGDGVYGVDRHGRITFVNPAALRLLQCTHEDELVGLSAHERLHHRDERGRPVPAETCFLQQAYELGDSLSNWETVFWRADGEMLNVECTVRPQHQGEDCVGVVVAFRDIAERKRHEAETQWQLRHDHLTKLHNRRHFEYMLEQEIFRLRRSAEQSALLFIDLDRFKHINDSAGHAAGDALLSSIGRKLKSRSRQSDLVARLGGDEFAVLLRNVDDGSVLALAEKFRAILDDGNFSHGGREFEVSGSVGIARLSRHTLSPAYAMNCADAACHIAKREGRNRIHMFDLGGDAGALATLQQSWSERLKIALAAGSFALQFQPIFDLRRLPEATTEEMADELPANALYGHEVFVRLDDVDTLLAPRAFLSQAERFELMPALDGWVMDRIALMLAREARPVASRFHLNVATASLLDAGYLARLTTLLREGAFAPGQLCLEIKESELAGQLPALLPVLGELHQLGVRLLLDEYGRGLGGLGHLRGLPLSAVKLDGSLVQGLAGDEVGVLMVRAMTDLAHAMKAVVIAPLIEDTTVLQRLRSAGVDYAQGFVLGEPRTSWSALLPA from the coding sequence ATGCACCGATTGCTGCTCGTCGAGTCGTCGCCCACCCTGCGCTGCGGGTTGGAGAAGCTGCTGCTGCGCCACGGCTTCGCCGTGGTGTCGCTGCCGGCCGATGCCCAGGCGCTGGCGGCCTTCGACCAGGAGCTGTCGCGCGGCTTGGCCACGCTGATCCTCGGCTGGTCGAACACGCCGGCGGCCATCTGCGAGGCCTTCGTGCAACGCCTGCAGAAGCCCGACTGCCGGCAGCTCGCGCTGGTGGTGCTGGCCGCCGACCCGTCGCACGTCGATGCAAGCCTGTCGTCGGGCCGTGCCTACACCCGCGTGCAGCGCCTGCAGCGGCCGTCCGAAGTGCCGCGCCTGGTGCGCGGCCTGCTCGCGCAAGTGGCCAGCGAGCTGCGGCCCGATGCCGAGTCGCCCACGGCGCTGAAGGTGCTGCTGGTCGACGACTCGCGCACCAGCCGCACCAAGTACCAGCGGCTGCTGCGCAACCACGGTTATGCGGTGGTGGCCTGCGAAGACGCGGAAGCCGCGCTCGAGCGCGTGAAGACCGAGCACTTCGACCTCGCGGTCATCGACTACTTCATGCCCGGCATGAACGGCGCCATGCTGTGCCGCGCCCTGCGCGAGCTGCCAGCCACGCGCGACATGACGCTCGCCGTGCTCACCGGCTCGTATGAAGAAGGCCTCATCAGCGACTGCCTTGCGGCGGGCGCGAGCGAGTGCATGTTCAAGAACGAGTCCGACGAACTCGTGGTCGCGCGTGTCGACAGCATGGCCCGGCTGTGCGAGCGCGAGCGCCGCCTGAAGGAAGAAGGCCAGCGGCTCGAACTCATCCTCTCGTCGGTGGGCGACGGCGTCTACGGCGTCGACCGCCACGGCCGCATCACCTTCGTCAACCCGGCGGCGCTGCGGCTCCTGCAGTGCACGCACGAAGACGAACTCGTCGGGCTCTCGGCCCACGAGCGGTTGCACCACCGCGACGAGCGCGGCCGCCCGGTGCCCGCCGAGACCTGCTTCCTGCAACAGGCCTACGAGCTGGGCGATTCACTCAGCAACTGGGAGACGGTGTTCTGGCGCGCCGATGGCGAGATGCTCAACGTCGAGTGCACGGTGCGTCCGCAGCATCAGGGCGAAGACTGCGTCGGCGTGGTGGTCGCCTTCCGCGACATCGCCGAGCGCAAGCGCCACGAGGCCGAGACGCAATGGCAGCTGCGCCACGACCACCTCACCAAGCTGCACAACCGCCGGCACTTCGAATACATGCTGGAGCAGGAGATCTTCCGCCTGCGCCGCAGCGCCGAGCAGAGCGCGCTGCTCTTCATCGACCTCGACCGCTTCAAGCACATCAACGACTCCGCCGGCCACGCGGCGGGCGATGCGCTGCTGTCGAGCATCGGGCGCAAGCTCAAGTCGCGCTCGCGCCAGTCCGACCTGGTGGCACGCCTGGGCGGAGACGAGTTCGCCGTGCTGCTGCGCAACGTCGACGACGGCAGCGTGCTCGCCCTGGCCGAGAAATTCCGCGCCATCCTCGACGACGGCAACTTCAGCCACGGCGGGCGCGAGTTCGAGGTCTCGGGCAGCGTGGGCATCGCGCGCCTGAGCCGCCACACGCTCTCGCCGGCCTACGCGATGAACTGCGCCGACGCGGCCTGCCACATCGCCAAGCGCGAGGGCCGCAACCGCATCCACATGTTCGACCTCGGCGGCGATGCCGGCGCGCTGGCCACGCTGCAGCAGTCGTGGTCGGAGCGGCTCAAGATCGCCCTCGCCGCGGGCAGCTTCGCCCTGCAGTTCCAGCCCATCTTCGACCTGCGCCGCCTGCCCGAAGCCACGACCGAAGAGATGGCCGACGAGCTGCCCGCCAACGCCCTGTACGGGCATGAGGTGTTCGTGCGGCTCGACGACGTCGACACGCTGCTCGCGCCGCGCGCCTTCCTCTCGCAGGCCGAGCGCTTCGAGCTGATGCCCGCGCTCGACGGCTGGGTGATGGACCGCATCGCGCTCATGCTCGCGCGCGAGGCCCGGCCCGTCGCCTCGCGTTTCCACCTCAACGTGGCCACCGCCTCGCTGCTCGACGCCGGCTACCTCGCCCGCCTCACCACGCTGCTGCGCGAAGGCGCCTTCGCGCCCGGCCAGCTGTGCCTGGAGATCAAGGAAAGCGAACTCGCCGGACAACTGCCGGCGCTGCTGCCGGTGCTGGGCGAGCTGCACCAGCTCGGCGTGCGCCTGCTGCTCGACGAATACGGCCGAGGCCTCGGCGGCCTGGGCCACCTGCGCGGCCTGCCGCTGTCGGCCGTCAAGCTCGACGGCAGCCTGGTGCAGGGCCTGGCGGGCGACGAGGTCGGCGTGCTGATGGTGCGCGCCATGACCGACCTCGCCCATGCGATGAAAGCGGTGGTGATCGCCCCGCTGATCGAAGACACGACCGTGCTGCAGCGCCTGCGCAGCGCCGGTGTCGACTACGCGCAGGGCTTCGTGCTCGGCGAGCCGCGCACCAGCTGGTCGGCGCTGCTGCCCGCCTGA
- a CDS encoding DUF2189 domain-containing protein, with amino-acid sequence MTTPHSSHDASHDSAHDATRDDSSRPATAFDIPLRPLSWRTLVQCLRLGLRDFKRAPWIGLFYGACFVAMGWALLAVFRHAPVYVLALSAGFLLMGPFLCMGLYRVSQQLEAGGAPHFADSLFAWRTRLGTLAIFGFALLVLEMLWGRAALVVFAVSFDGMPDFKGSLLALLDLDNLGFIVAYLAVGAVFAGLIYAVSVVAIPMILDRQTDAITAALTSLRLVLTQTPVLLVWGAIVTVLVVLALLPGFAGLLVVGPWLGHASWHLYRHAVG; translated from the coding sequence ATGACGACCCCCCACTCCTCCCATGACGCCTCGCATGACTCCGCGCATGACGCCACACGCGACGACAGCTCGCGCCCCGCGACGGCCTTCGACATTCCCCTGCGGCCGCTGAGCTGGCGCACGCTCGTGCAATGCCTGCGCTTGGGCCTGCGCGACTTCAAGCGCGCGCCGTGGATCGGCCTCTTCTACGGCGCCTGCTTCGTGGCGATGGGCTGGGCGCTGCTGGCGGTGTTCCGGCATGCGCCGGTGTACGTGCTCGCGCTGTCGGCCGGCTTCCTGCTGATGGGGCCATTCCTCTGCATGGGCCTGTACCGCGTGAGCCAGCAGCTCGAAGCGGGTGGCGCGCCGCACTTCGCCGACTCGCTCTTCGCGTGGCGCACCCGGCTCGGCACGCTGGCCATCTTCGGCTTTGCGCTGCTGGTGCTCGAGATGCTGTGGGGGCGCGCGGCACTGGTGGTGTTTGCGGTGAGCTTCGACGGCATGCCCGACTTCAAGGGCTCGTTGCTCGCCCTGCTCGACCTCGACAACCTCGGCTTCATCGTCGCCTACCTCGCGGTGGGCGCGGTGTTCGCCGGGCTCATCTACGCGGTGAGCGTGGTCGCCATCCCGATGATCCTCGACCGGCAGACCGATGCAATCACCGCGGCGCTCACCAGCCTGCGGCTGGTGCTCACGCAGACACCGGTGCTGCTGGTGTGGGGTGCCATCGTCACCGTGCTCGTGGTGCTGGCGCTGCTGCCGGGTTTCGCGGGCCTGCTCGTGGTCGGCCCGTGGCTCGGGCATGCGAGCTGGCACCTGTACCGGCACGCGGTGGGCTGA